CGGCGGTGGTGCTCATCGGCCGGGTGGGCGCGCGCATCACCGCCGAGCTGGGGACCATGCGGGTGTCGGAGCAGATCGACGCGCTGTACTCGCTGGGCCGCGACCCGGTGCGCACGCTGGTGGCCCCGCGCATCGTGGCCGGCATCATCTCGGTTCCCATCCTGGTGGCCATCGCCAATCTGGTGGGGCTGTACGCGGGAATGATGGCCGCGCAGTTCACGGTGGGGCTGGGGCGGCAGTCGTTCTTCTACGGCGCCAGCCTGTTCTGGCACGACTGGGACATGTTCTACTCGCTCTCCAAGGCGCTGGCGTTCGGCTTCGTGATCCCGCTGGTGGCCTGCCACATGGGGCTGGCCACACGCGGCGGCGCCGAGGGGGTGGGGCGCTACACCACGGCGGCCGTGGTGACCATGACGCTGGGCGTGCTGATCCTGGACGCCATGTTCCCGCCCCTCCTGCTCAACTGACGGAGGGCCGCGTGAACGACGTGATGGTGGACTACCGCGACCTGTACAAGTCGTTCGACCACCCGGTGCTGGCGGGGGTGG
This Longimicrobium sp. DNA region includes the following protein-coding sequences:
- a CDS encoding ABC transporter permease — encoded protein: MQTSREEPAPGAGTAVLEKTRQRRAPRPHSWPERRLASAGRSAERLLEHAGGMATLVWRTLVYLFTGRIPFREFANQVYWMGVGSIPIVMVTGSLAGVVTSQQGGYQFTGNMPLEYLGSVVASSIILELGPVLTAVVLIGRVGARITAELGTMRVSEQIDALYSLGRDPVRTLVAPRIVAGIISVPILVAIANLVGLYAGMMAAQFTVGLGRQSFFYGASLFWHDWDMFYSLSKALAFGFVIPLVACHMGLATRGGAEGVGRYTTAAVVTMTLGVLILDAMFPPLLLN